Proteins encoded in a region of the Paenibacillus pedocola genome:
- a CDS encoding DUF2075 domain-containing protein, whose translation MIIYESTKQQFMNDVTEDTIAVKIHNQYVQKVGRVSMGEINAWNNSMNYLYKVLNTSTIPDDVGIAIEYKIPATSRRVDFMITGLNEEDEYSVVIIELKQWTSVETVEDADGLVKTHFNRTKTKTQHPSYQAWSYAKLISEYNETVQNEEVQLYPCAYLHNYIQTDNDPLLHPVYDQYIEEAPIFSKGDALKLRGFISTFIKKTDRSKSLYLIEHGKIKPSKSLQDSLVSMLQGNQEFIMIDDQKVVYEEALRLAKQAQSGKKQVLIVEGGPGTGKSVLGINLLVELTARELVCQYVTKNSAPRAVYMKKLQQNLKKSFIDNLFKGSGVYYEALPNEFDCLIVDEAHRLNEKSGLFKNKGINQTMEIIRAARFSVFFIDEYQKIAMHDVGSKEQIRRYAKQMDADITELTLASQFRCNGSDGYLAWLDDVLDIRETANADGFDFDYEIRLYDDPKELRDEIFSKNQINNKARMLAGYCWDWKSDGKNNPGVHDIQLDRYQFFMSWNLSNTTTWAIDPESIEQVGCIHTSQGLEFDYVGVIIGEDMRFENNRIVTDPFKRAKTDKSLSGFKTLYKKDKDEALRMADQIIRNTYRTLMTRGTKGCYIYCVDPHLKAYLQRRLAVQGSAVISG comes from the coding sequence ATGATTATTTATGAATCGACCAAGCAGCAATTTATGAATGATGTGACCGAGGACACCATTGCGGTAAAGATTCATAATCAGTACGTGCAAAAAGTCGGCAGAGTTTCCATGGGTGAGATTAATGCATGGAACAATTCCATGAACTACCTTTATAAAGTATTGAACACATCGACCATTCCGGATGACGTAGGAATCGCAATCGAGTATAAAATTCCAGCGACCTCGAGAAGAGTCGACTTCATGATTACAGGCTTGAATGAGGAGGATGAATACTCCGTTGTCATTATTGAGCTAAAGCAATGGACAAGTGTTGAAACGGTTGAAGATGCGGATGGCCTTGTCAAAACCCATTTTAATCGGACAAAGACTAAAACGCAGCATCCTTCTTATCAGGCATGGTCTTATGCCAAATTGATTAGCGAATATAACGAGACCGTACAGAACGAAGAGGTCCAACTTTATCCTTGTGCTTACCTACATAACTATATACAGACCGATAACGACCCTCTACTGCACCCAGTCTATGATCAATATATTGAGGAAGCTCCGATCTTCTCCAAGGGAGATGCTCTAAAGCTAAGAGGATTTATTTCGACCTTCATTAAAAAAACTGATAGAAGCAAATCACTTTACCTCATTGAGCATGGCAAAATCAAGCCCTCTAAATCGCTTCAGGACTCACTCGTCAGCATGCTACAGGGAAATCAGGAATTCATCATGATTGATGATCAGAAGGTCGTATATGAGGAAGCGTTAAGATTGGCGAAGCAAGCCCAGTCAGGAAAGAAACAGGTTTTGATTGTTGAAGGGGGTCCAGGGACCGGTAAGTCGGTCCTCGGAATTAATCTTTTGGTAGAACTTACTGCGCGAGAACTAGTCTGCCAATATGTAACCAAGAATAGCGCACCTCGTGCCGTGTACATGAAGAAGCTGCAGCAAAACCTGAAGAAATCGTTCATTGATAACTTGTTTAAGGGATCAGGCGTTTACTATGAAGCATTGCCCAATGAATTCGATTGCTTGATTGTTGACGAGGCGCATCGCTTAAATGAAAAGTCGGGTCTGTTCAAGAATAAAGGGATTAATCAAACCATGGAGATTATCCGCGCTGCCCGGTTTTCTGTATTTTTTATCGATGAATATCAGAAGATCGCGATGCACGATGTTGGCAGCAAAGAGCAGATTAGACGGTATGCGAAGCAAATGGATGCTGATATTACCGAGTTAACATTGGCTTCTCAATTCAGGTGCAATGGATCAGATGGATATTTGGCATGGCTCGATGATGTACTCGATATCCGTGAAACGGCCAACGCGGATGGTTTCGATTTCGACTATGAAATTCGGCTCTATGATGACCCGAAAGAATTACGGGACGAAATCTTCAGCAAGAATCAGATCAATAACAAGGCCCGAATGCTTGCCGGATACTGCTGGGATTGGAAGAGTGATGGAAAGAACAATCCTGGCGTCCATGACATTCAATTAGATCGCTATCAATTTTTCATGAGCTGGAACCTTAGCAATACGACGACCTGGGCGATCGACCCTGAATCCATCGAACAAGTGGGCTGCATACATACCTCACAGGGACTTGAATTTGACTATGTCGGAGTTATCATTGGCGAAGATATGCGTTTTGAAAATAACCGTATCGTCACCGATCCGTTCAAACGTGCGAAAACGGATAAGTCTCTTTCTGGCTTCAAGACCTTGTATAAGAAAGATAAGGACGAGGCGCTCCGAATGGCCGATCAAATTATCCGAAACACCTACAGGACGTTAATGACCCGGGGAACGAAGGGATGCTATATCTACTGTGTCGATCCTCATTTAAAGGCGTACTTGCAAAGGCGATTGGCTGTACAAGGTTCGGCGGTGATTTCGGGGTAG
- a CDS encoding MazG-like family protein: MNELIEKIIQFRDERDWKQFHDPKDLALSISLESSELLELFQWKNSQQAIEQHYSDMQDEIADILIYTLTLAHDLKIDVKDAILQKINKNAEKYPISSSKGSSQKSTRQ, translated from the coding sequence ATGAACGAATTAATTGAAAAAATTATTCAATTCCGGGACGAAAGAGATTGGAAGCAATTCCATGATCCTAAAGATCTGGCTCTCTCTATCTCGTTAGAGTCTAGCGAATTGCTGGAGCTCTTCCAATGGAAGAACAGCCAGCAAGCTATAGAGCAACATTATTCAGACATGCAGGACGAAATCGCCGATATTCTCATCTACACGCTAACACTCGCTCATGATTTGAAGATCGACGTAAAGGATGCCATCCTTCAGAAAATAAACAAAAATGCAGAGAAATATCCGATATCCAGCTCCAAGGGAAGTTCGCAAAAAAGTACGCGGCAGTAA